From Verrucomicrobiota bacterium, a single genomic window includes:
- a CDS encoding alpha/beta hydrolase: protein MKHIQFFFGIALLLLLAPAAMQAQEQKEKAHPHTHSDVSYGSHERNLMDVWLAKSKEPTPVLVAIHGGGFTHGDKGVERGLREACLKAGISVVTISYRLSQDAIAPAPFLDGARAIQFIRHNAKQWNIDPNRIAANGGSAGAGISLWLGFHDDLADPDSDDPVLRHSTRLTCMAVSNGQTSYDPRFIRDLFPENDQVYRIGALRKLFDADLDNLDQLPKEKYALFEEVSPIHHLTKDDVPALLTYLVKDSDRGPGIHSPQFGYVLKKEMDKLGIRSEVVTHVDRDDPRYAKLVVDFIKKEFGMK, encoded by the coding sequence ATGAAACACATTCAATTCTTCTTTGGAATCGCATTGCTGTTACTGCTCGCTCCGGCAGCGATGCAAGCTCAAGAGCAAAAAGAAAAAGCCCACCCACACACACACAGCGATGTAAGCTATGGGAGCCACGAACGAAATTTAATGGATGTCTGGTTGGCAAAATCAAAGGAGCCGACGCCGGTCTTGGTAGCCATTCACGGCGGCGGCTTTACGCATGGCGATAAAGGAGTTGAGCGGGGTCTGCGTGAAGCTTGCCTGAAGGCTGGAATATCTGTTGTAACCATCTCCTATCGTCTTTCGCAGGATGCGATCGCTCCGGCACCGTTTCTCGATGGCGCCCGGGCAATTCAGTTTATTCGGCACAACGCCAAGCAATGGAACATCGACCCGAACCGGATCGCTGCCAATGGAGGTTCCGCTGGGGCGGGTATTTCGCTTTGGCTGGGATTTCACGACGACCTGGCAGACCCGGACAGCGACGACCCTGTGTTGCGACACTCCACCCGCCTGACCTGTATGGCCGTTTCCAACGGCCAAACCTCTTACGATCCGCGATTTATTCGCGATCTGTTTCCGGAAAACGATCAGGTGTACCGAATTGGCGCACTGCGAAAATTGTTCGATGCCGATCTCGACAATCTCGATCAGCTCCCGAAAGAGAAATACGCGCTGTTCGAAGAAGTATCTCCGATCCACCACTTGACTAAAGACGACGTCCCCGCGCTATTAACTTATTTGGTCAAAGACAGCGACAGGGGCCCGGGCATCCACAGCCCTCAATTCGGCTATGTTTTGAAGAAGGAAATGGACAAGCTCGGCATCCGTAGTGAGGTGGTCACTCATGTCGACCGGGACGATCCCCGCTATGCAAAGTTAGTGGTGGATTTTATTAAGAAAGAGTTTGGAATGAAGTAA
- a CDS encoding NAD-binding protein → MKFLSSQVAAFLEKGSSRRNFGLLIKFILILLGMIIVYSVGFHVIMSWEGQEHTWFTGFYWTLTVMSTLGFGDITFQTDVGRLFSTIVLISGIVFLLMLMPFTLIEFFYTPWMEAQARARAPRELPPDTHSHVILTNYDEVTASLIRKLEQFGYPYVVLVGDPETALKLNDDGIKVMVGAADSPETYDHLRLNRAAIVAATGTDVANTTIAFTVRQQSKDIPILTTANTQTAGDIQKLAGSTRVFRLGDMMGQALARRTSLGGAAQHIIGQFDKLLIAEVTTAGTPLVGKTLAQAGLGRDAGVTVVGVWERGQFQSAGPNTEITSYTVLVMAGSKKQIDRYDELYSIAQLKKSFVVIVGGGRVGRATADALQKNNIDFCILEKLPERVARFGEKAIIGDASDLSILTKAGILEALAPVVVVTPHDDETNIFLTIFFRKLRPDIEIISRAVLDRNVATLHRAGADFVMSYASMGADIIFNFLKRSDILMIAEGLNIFNVTLPPILIGKSLIEADIRKNTGCTVVAVKQNGDLNINPNPTEKLKEGVELLLISDAESEAKWFNAFGKPEETNKA, encoded by the coding sequence ATGAAATTTCTTTCCTCCCAAGTCGCCGCCTTTCTTGAAAAAGGATCCAGTCGCCGAAACTTCGGATTACTTATTAAGTTTATTCTGATTCTGCTCGGAATGATTATCGTCTACAGTGTGGGTTTCCACGTTATCATGAGCTGGGAGGGACAGGAACATACCTGGTTCACGGGCTTCTATTGGACGCTCACAGTAATGTCTACATTAGGGTTTGGTGACATTACTTTTCAGACGGATGTCGGTCGCCTGTTTTCGACTATCGTTCTTATTTCCGGGATCGTTTTCCTTTTGATGTTAATGCCGTTTACTCTCATTGAATTCTTTTACACTCCCTGGATGGAAGCACAGGCCCGTGCTCGCGCTCCCCGTGAACTGCCACCTGATACCCATTCGCATGTGATCCTCACCAACTATGATGAGGTAACTGCGTCCCTTATTCGTAAACTTGAGCAGTTTGGTTATCCGTATGTGGTGTTGGTTGGGGATCCCGAAACCGCACTCAAGCTTAATGACGATGGCATTAAAGTGATGGTTGGTGCAGCAGACAGTCCGGAAACCTATGACCATTTGCGCCTAAATCGCGCAGCAATTGTAGCAGCCACAGGAACAGATGTTGCCAATACCACCATTGCTTTCACCGTACGCCAGCAGTCGAAAGATATACCCATCCTCACAACTGCCAACACTCAAACAGCTGGCGATATTCAGAAACTCGCAGGTAGTACCCGCGTATTCAGGCTAGGCGACATGATGGGACAGGCGTTGGCCAGACGCACTTCCCTCGGCGGGGCGGCCCAGCATATAATAGGTCAATTTGACAAACTCCTGATTGCTGAGGTAACTACCGCAGGGACGCCACTGGTGGGAAAAACGCTTGCGCAAGCTGGTCTAGGGCGCGATGCCGGGGTGACAGTGGTCGGCGTCTGGGAAAGGGGGCAGTTTCAGAGCGCGGGGCCGAACACTGAGATCACCAGCTATACTGTTCTCGTAATGGCAGGATCCAAAAAGCAGATTGATCGATACGACGAACTTTACAGCATCGCCCAATTGAAGAAAAGCTTCGTTGTTATAGTGGGGGGAGGACGTGTTGGTCGGGCAACGGCTGACGCATTACAGAAAAATAATATCGATTTTTGCATTCTGGAAAAACTACCGGAACGGGTCGCCCGCTTTGGCGAAAAGGCGATTATTGGCGACGCGAGTGATCTTTCCATTCTGACCAAAGCTGGAATCCTTGAGGCGCTTGCTCCCGTGGTTGTCGTTACGCCGCATGACGATGAAACAAACATCTTTCTGACAATCTTCTTCAGAAAATTGCGTCCCGACATTGAGATCATCAGTCGTGCAGTCCTGGACCGTAATGTCGCGACCTTGCACCGTGCGGGCGCCGACTTTGTTATGTCTTACGCCTCAATGGGGGCAGACATCATCTTCAACTTTTTGAAACGAAGTGACATCCTCATGATTGCGGAAGGCCTCAATATTTTTAACGTGACGTTGCCACCGATTTTAATCGGAAAGTCGTTAATAGAAGCCGACATTCGGAAGAACACTGGTTGTACCGTAGTTGCGGTAAAGCAGAATGGGGACCTCAACATCAATCCCAATCCTACCGAAAAGCTAAAGGAAGGTGTGGAGCTCCTGCTGATTAGCGATGCTGAATCCGAAGCAAAATGGTTTAATGCTTTCGGCAAACCTGAAGAGACGAATAAGGCATAG
- a CDS encoding agarase, with product MHSRRTFLKSATAALLSTALLPKAFAASHSGSYFTLMKVKGRWLFQTPDGKPFFSLALNHFDSATLRYPENEHIWQKKYGNNQIRWIKEGVRPHLQDWEFNSVGWVQEVTVKQQAHSANWSFEEYQALDMPYFHMLPFIETHSWNPWHKNPDLRSSDFKDWCDYVARSECTRLRDDPNLIGYWYSDCPTWTWNRPHNQWRGPMFDPDKLKTASGKKELFDLARHYYQVTHDVIRRYDPNHLIMGDRYEANAPLPDEVVNASEGLVDVLCFQDFKDPVTHLAEWHKKTGRPVLWADGAQGTEIDDHTGRYPTHSYKENNGAWYAEMLLGLQKNPGAVGAHLCGAYLRNRQRARGLLGEQEDPDAPNNDLIRGANHDMARWVAKL from the coding sequence ATGCACTCACGAAGAACCTTCCTAAAATCCGCAACAGCCGCTCTGTTATCAACCGCCCTGCTCCCAAAAGCGTTCGCCGCTTCACACTCGGGATCGTATTTTACTTTGATGAAAGTCAAAGGTCGTTGGTTGTTCCAGACGCCGGACGGAAAGCCGTTCTTTTCGCTGGCTTTAAATCACTTCGACTCCGCAACCTTGCGGTACCCGGAAAATGAACACATCTGGCAGAAGAAGTATGGCAACAACCAGATCCGCTGGATCAAGGAAGGAGTGCGACCACACCTTCAGGATTGGGAGTTCAACTCGGTAGGTTGGGTGCAGGAAGTCACGGTCAAACAACAGGCACACTCGGCCAATTGGAGTTTCGAGGAATATCAGGCACTGGATATGCCCTACTTCCACATGCTGCCGTTCATCGAAACGCACTCCTGGAATCCCTGGCACAAGAACCCGGATCTACGAAGTTCGGACTTCAAGGACTGGTGCGATTATGTGGCTCGCAGCGAATGCACCCGATTGCGGGATGATCCCAATTTGATCGGCTACTGGTACTCCGATTGTCCGACCTGGACCTGGAATCGCCCGCACAACCAATGGCGCGGCCCTATGTTCGATCCGGACAAACTGAAAACTGCATCAGGAAAAAAAGAACTCTTTGATCTCGCCCGACATTACTACCAGGTAACCCACGACGTCATCCGCCGGTACGATCCGAATCATTTGATCATGGGGGATCGTTATGAAGCCAATGCCCCGCTCCCTGACGAAGTAGTTAACGCATCAGAAGGATTAGTCGATGTGCTCTGCTTCCAGGACTTTAAAGACCCGGTTACTCACCTCGCTGAATGGCACAAGAAAACGGGACGTCCAGTCCTCTGGGCTGACGGTGCACAAGGCACGGAAATCGACGACCATACCGGCCGTTATCCGACTCATTCCTACAAGGAAAACAACGGTGCCTGGTACGCCGAAATGCTCCTGGGACTTCAGAAAAATCCCGGAGCCGTCGGTGCACATCTGTGTGGTGCCTACTTGCGTAACCGTCAACGAGCCCGTGGTCTTCTTGGTGAACAGGAGGATCCGGATGCGCCAAACAATGATCTTATCCGCGGGGCAAACCATGATATGGCACGGTGGGTTGCCAAACTTTAA
- the soxC gene encoding sulfite dehydrogenase codes for MNNKSPSDYLKPVAGNGLLHRRMFLTNSVAILGAAGLQLMTSKQAGAAPPDVPMSMTVPGAGMSGYGARSHHENHVQRTIGSVPGTVGTGASRTPLEYLQGIITPNALHFERHHNGVPDIDPTEHRLMIHGLVDRPLIFDLESLSRYPLVSNIRFVECSGNSGANNAAKPPQSTASGIHGLVSCSDWTGVPLGVLLDEVGIKPEGKWIIAEGADAAAMSRSVPIEKALDDAVVALYQNGERLRPSNGYPMRLLLPGWEGNANVKWLRQIQVSSSPAMTKDETSKYSDLGMDGRASLFTFPMGVKSVITSPSGKSTMQGPGLYQISGLAWSGAGKIRRVEVSADGGRSWAEAALSEPVLSKALVRFRLPWRWDGGPAVLQSRAIDEAGAVQPTRDALLGERGQNFRYHYHAIQSWSVGSTGEVANVYA; via the coding sequence ATGAACAATAAATCCCCAAGTGATTATCTCAAACCCGTTGCAGGTAACGGCCTCCTACATCGACGAATGTTTCTAACTAATTCCGTCGCGATTCTCGGTGCAGCCGGTCTTCAACTTATGACCTCGAAGCAAGCGGGCGCGGCGCCACCTGACGTGCCAATGTCGATGACTGTGCCCGGTGCAGGGATGAGTGGCTACGGTGCGCGATCACATCATGAAAACCACGTGCAGAGAACGATTGGTTCGGTCCCAGGCACGGTCGGAACGGGTGCGTCGCGGACGCCACTTGAGTATCTGCAAGGCATTATTACTCCAAATGCTCTACACTTTGAACGACATCACAACGGCGTTCCCGATATCGACCCGACCGAGCATCGACTGATGATCCACGGTTTGGTTGATCGTCCATTGATATTCGATCTTGAATCTCTCTCGCGGTATCCACTGGTATCCAATATTCGTTTCGTTGAGTGCTCTGGGAACAGCGGTGCCAACAATGCGGCCAAACCGCCACAATCAACTGCGAGTGGAATTCACGGTCTCGTTTCTTGTAGTGATTGGACGGGCGTGCCGCTGGGTGTTCTCCTCGATGAAGTCGGCATTAAACCGGAGGGAAAGTGGATCATTGCGGAAGGCGCTGATGCCGCGGCGATGAGTCGCAGCGTTCCGATCGAAAAAGCGCTCGATGATGCGGTAGTCGCTCTCTATCAAAACGGCGAGCGGCTTCGTCCCAGCAACGGCTACCCAATGCGGTTGTTGCTCCCAGGTTGGGAAGGCAACGCCAATGTCAAATGGCTGCGCCAGATCCAGGTTTCTTCGAGTCCTGCTATGACGAAAGACGAAACCTCAAAATACTCGGACCTCGGAATGGATGGGCGTGCGAGTCTGTTTACCTTTCCGATGGGCGTGAAGTCCGTGATCACTTCGCCGTCTGGTAAGTCTACCATGCAAGGGCCCGGTCTCTATCAAATTTCAGGACTCGCTTGGTCTGGCGCGGGTAAGATCCGTCGCGTTGAGGTCTCGGCAGATGGTGGACGGAGCTGGGCTGAAGCTGCGCTTTCCGAGCCAGTCCTTTCAAAGGCCCTGGTACGTTTTCGTTTGCCGTGGAGATGGGATGGGGGTCCCGCTGTTTTGCAAAGTCGTGCCATCGACGAAGCTGGTGCCGTGCAACCGACACGCGACGCGCTGCTTGGTGAACGAGGCCAAAACTTCCGTTACCATTATCATGCAATTCAAAGTTGGAGTGTGGGTTCCACAGGGGAGGTTGCTAATGTTTACGCGTAA
- a CDS encoding cytochrome c: MFTRNRALALSALLLGTTISIVSSAQEGPGLGVAATPEQVAAWSLTILPDGSGLPEGSGTAEIGAQIYAQKCLACHGQNGVEGPNDKLVGGHGSISSDAPVKTVGSYWPYATTVFDYIRRAMPLMQPQSLTNDETYALTAYLLELNDIIDSDQVMDAQTLPKVKMPNVDNFFWAYSPNQK; the protein is encoded by the coding sequence ATGTTTACGCGTAACCGTGCACTCGCGCTGAGTGCTTTGCTGCTGGGCACCACCATATCAATCGTAAGCTCGGCACAAGAAGGTCCCGGGTTAGGTGTCGCGGCGACGCCTGAGCAAGTGGCCGCTTGGTCACTTACCATTCTTCCCGATGGTAGCGGATTGCCAGAAGGGTCTGGTACGGCCGAGATCGGTGCACAAATCTATGCGCAAAAGTGTTTGGCCTGTCATGGTCAGAACGGTGTTGAGGGACCTAACGACAAGCTCGTCGGCGGCCACGGCAGTATTTCGAGCGACGCACCTGTAAAAACAGTCGGTAGCTATTGGCCCTACGCCACAACGGTTTTCGATTACATACGCCGTGCGATGCCATTGATGCAGCCCCAATCGCTAACCAACGATGAAACGTATGCGCTAACAGCGTATCTGTTGGAGTTGAACGATATCATCGATTCAGACCAAGTCATGGATGCCCAAACCTTGCCAAAGGTAAAGATGCCCAACGTGGATAATTTCTTCTGGGCCTATTCTCCAAATCAGAAATAG
- a CDS encoding plastocyanin/azurin family copper-binding protein, whose amino-acid sequence MLRFSTFVGSLVLLLYSVFAPTFHVQAQPLSPSPMNEMDHGPFISSTISTDPMSTRSIVVHKGIAVKLGSEGDAVMVFDTDLLRVASAWTGGLLKWYPARDGLQEFPSPDGFIHFSTSQRPGWSIDRKFTDPRPWGYGPLPRTLGSYQGLYLHGDKVVFSYTIGQADVLESPGFVRVENQPIFTRTFKLGKTANGLSVQVTEAPDGSSTTLEQIVLSPTSGYVEIRSGNQSRLVGHRGLPANAKWRLIDHHLVLDLPPLDQALDFELAIGPALQSSAGEYMITHLESKTTVTDLRSLQEPGSSNWEVIETEIGVGTESGPFVVDELTLPTTNPWNSFLRFSGVDFLSDGRAVVSSLSGEVWIVDGLGEGSGDLRWTRFATGLNQPMGVKVVNDRIYVTCRDQINLLHDRNGDGEADFYENFNNDVMAATNFHAFTLNLDTDSKGNFYFAKATPWPPVSRIGGVKAEITPHHGVLFRMPPDGSKLDIIATGLRNPNGLSIGPNDEILYSDNEGNWVPTSKVHKIVEGGFHGFMHSAHRDPLPTNFEKPILWVPHFVDNSPSTPIFIDSPTWPEELQGQLLLTSYGRGTLSLVLKEEVEGQWQGAHLTLPLRFQSGTIHGRFHQDGHLYIAGLTSWQSVGHGGDWGSFHRVRYTGRPLHLPVAVNTKKGGLELRFSDALEPDSATDPQNYSLSLWTYPWTSQYGTRGKIYSMTTPGDTVADPVVIQSIQLSEDRKTVLLEIPELRQDLAQKTLGVLSSIPDMIEASMGLVMAIDYRLRSADGAEMKHVIHKTIHRVAGDQATTTAQHGSTEHVSKPKVNFAKELPSLAPMIADGTRVVDVRSTGIALSYDVTEIKAKPGERIVIRFVNASEMAHNIVVVKTEVDINPVGIAAISAQADEFVPKQEMDRILAASRLAYPGDTVFVEFTAPTPGVYPYICTFSGHFTLMQGRIIVEP is encoded by the coding sequence ATGCTCCGTTTCTCTACCTTTGTTGGGTCGCTGGTTCTGTTACTCTATAGCGTCTTTGCTCCCACTTTCCATGTACAGGCGCAACCCCTGAGCCCGAGTCCGATGAACGAGATGGATCATGGCCCTTTTATTTCCTCCACGATTTCAACGGACCCGATGTCGACAAGAAGTATCGTCGTACACAAAGGCATTGCCGTAAAATTAGGATCGGAAGGTGATGCGGTGATGGTGTTCGACACGGATCTACTCCGAGTTGCCAGTGCATGGACCGGAGGCTTGCTCAAATGGTATCCAGCACGGGATGGGCTGCAGGAATTTCCAAGCCCAGACGGGTTTATACATTTCTCAACGAGCCAGCGGCCAGGTTGGTCAATAGACCGGAAATTTACCGACCCGCGACCCTGGGGATATGGTCCGCTTCCTCGTACGCTCGGTTCCTACCAAGGACTTTACTTACACGGTGATAAGGTTGTCTTTTCCTACACCATTGGGCAGGCTGATGTGCTCGAATCACCGGGTTTTGTGCGTGTGGAGAATCAGCCCATTTTTACCCGCACGTTCAAACTTGGCAAAACAGCCAATGGGCTTTCGGTACAGGTGACTGAGGCACCCGATGGCTCCTCTACCACGCTTGAACAAATAGTACTGTCTCCAACATCCGGGTACGTAGAAATCAGGTCCGGCAACCAATCCCGTCTTGTGGGGCATCGCGGCTTACCAGCAAATGCAAAATGGAGGTTGATTGACCACCACCTCGTCCTTGATCTGCCACCGCTCGACCAAGCCTTAGATTTCGAGCTTGCGATAGGTCCAGCACTTCAAAGTTCCGCGGGAGAATACATGATCACCCATCTTGAGTCGAAGACCACAGTGACCGATCTAAGATCCTTGCAAGAACCAGGTTCATCAAACTGGGAGGTAATCGAAACGGAAATTGGCGTCGGTACTGAAAGTGGGCCTTTTGTGGTAGATGAACTTACTCTACCGACTACCAATCCCTGGAATTCCTTCCTGCGTTTTTCAGGAGTAGACTTCTTATCCGATGGCCGGGCGGTTGTTTCCTCATTGAGCGGGGAAGTGTGGATCGTAGATGGATTGGGAGAAGGTTCCGGCGATCTCCGGTGGACGCGTTTCGCAACCGGTTTAAATCAACCGATGGGAGTCAAAGTGGTGAATGATCGGATTTACGTCACTTGCCGCGACCAGATTAATTTACTGCACGATCGGAACGGCGATGGAGAAGCGGACTTCTACGAGAACTTTAATAACGACGTGATGGCAGCCACTAATTTCCACGCCTTCACTTTGAACCTGGATACGGATTCCAAGGGTAACTTCTACTTCGCCAAAGCGACGCCTTGGCCACCTGTATCTAGAATTGGAGGAGTTAAAGCAGAGATCACCCCGCATCACGGTGTTCTCTTCCGCATGCCGCCAGATGGCAGCAAACTCGACATTATCGCTACCGGGCTGCGGAACCCCAACGGTCTCTCCATTGGTCCGAACGATGAGATTCTTTACAGTGACAATGAAGGAAATTGGGTTCCAACAAGTAAGGTTCATAAAATAGTGGAAGGTGGCTTTCACGGCTTTATGCACTCAGCCCACAGGGATCCGTTACCTACCAATTTTGAGAAACCCATTCTTTGGGTTCCCCATTTTGTCGATAATTCGCCATCGACGCCGATCTTTATCGATAGTCCAACCTGGCCTGAGGAACTCCAAGGTCAGCTTCTGCTCACTTCCTACGGACGTGGTACGCTCTCACTAGTTTTAAAAGAAGAAGTCGAGGGTCAATGGCAGGGAGCTCATTTAACTCTGCCTCTCAGATTTCAGTCAGGTACCATTCACGGACGATTTCATCAGGATGGTCATTTGTATATAGCCGGACTTACCAGTTGGCAATCGGTCGGACATGGCGGTGATTGGGGCTCTTTTCATCGTGTGCGTTACACCGGTCGTCCACTTCATCTACCTGTAGCGGTGAATACAAAAAAAGGCGGTCTGGAACTCCGATTTTCCGATGCGCTAGAACCTGACTCGGCCACCGATCCGCAAAACTACTCCTTAAGTCTGTGGACCTACCCCTGGACCAGTCAGTATGGCACTCGGGGGAAAATTTATTCGATGACCACCCCTGGCGATACGGTTGCAGATCCGGTGGTCATTCAATCTATCCAACTCTCCGAAGATCGAAAAACGGTCTTGTTGGAAATTCCCGAACTCAGGCAGGACCTTGCTCAGAAAACGCTTGGTGTATTATCGAGCATACCCGACATGATCGAGGCTTCGATGGGATTGGTGATGGCCATAGATTACCGTCTGCGGTCCGCAGACGGCGCGGAAATGAAACATGTTATCCATAAAACGATTCATCGAGTGGCTGGTGATCAGGCCACAACAACGGCACAGCATGGGAGCACCGAGCACGTTTCAAAACCAAAGGTCAACTTTGCCAAAGAACTCCCTAGTCTGGCACCTATGATCGCGGATGGCACCCGCGTTGTCGATGTCAGGTCCACCGGAATCGCCCTTAGCTATGACGTGACAGAAATTAAAGCGAAACCGGGAGAACGCATTGTCATTCGTTTCGTCAATGCCAGTGAAATGGCACACAACATCGTGGTGGTGAAAACGGAGGTTGATATAAACCCGGTCGGCATTGCAGCTATCTCTGCGCAAGCCGACGAATTTGTTCCCAAGCAAGAGATGGATCGCATCCTTGCCGCTTCCAGGTTAGCCTATCCGGGAGATACGGTTTTCGTGGAATTCACGGCTCCCACACCGGGAGTATACCCTTACATTTGCACTTTCTCCGGACACTTTACCTTAATGCAGGGACGGATAATCGTTGAGCCCTGA